In a single window of the Melioribacteraceae bacterium genome:
- the prfA gene encoding peptide chain release factor 1, with amino-acid sequence MDLIERLKGIKDKYDRITEQLSNPDIVSDQQKYVSLNRERNQLSDIAEAFVKYEQLLKNIRGNQEIIDNGEDTELTEIAESELKELKEQVVRMEEEIKFLLIPKDPDDDKNVILEIRAGTGGEEAGLFAADLYRMYSRYAEIRNWKKEVIDYNDTGLGGLKEVVFSLSGTSVFGDLKFESGVHRVQRVPATEASGRVHTSAASVVILPEVEDVEINIDPSELRIDVYRSGGAGGQNVNKVETAIRITHIPTGLVVQCQDERSQLKNRLKAMKVLKARLYDLKSSQQNNEIAAQRKSMVKSGDRSDKIRTYNFPQNRVTDHRIGLTLYNLSDIIEGDLNLLIEKLKIADRTEKLQAAL; translated from the coding sequence ATGGATCTTATTGAAAGATTAAAAGGGATTAAAGACAAATACGATAGGATAACTGAGCAGTTGTCGAATCCAGATATTGTTTCTGATCAACAGAAATATGTCTCCTTAAATAGAGAAAGAAATCAGCTTTCTGATATCGCCGAAGCATTTGTTAAATATGAACAGTTACTAAAAAATATTAGAGGTAATCAGGAAATTATTGACAATGGCGAAGATACCGAACTGACCGAGATCGCCGAATCGGAATTAAAGGAATTAAAAGAACAAGTAGTAAGAATGGAAGAGGAAATTAAGTTTCTTCTAATACCAAAAGATCCCGATGATGACAAAAACGTTATCCTTGAAATTCGCGCCGGAACAGGGGGTGAAGAAGCCGGATTATTCGCAGCTGATCTCTACAGGATGTATTCCCGCTATGCTGAAATCAGAAATTGGAAAAAGGAAGTGATTGATTATAATGATACCGGTCTGGGCGGATTAAAAGAAGTTGTTTTTAGTTTAAGCGGTACAAGTGTTTTTGGAGATTTGAAATTTGAGAGCGGGGTGCATCGAGTTCAGAGAGTTCCAGCAACAGAAGCAAGCGGTAGAGTTCATACGTCTGCAGCTTCGGTAGTTATACTTCCCGAAGTTGAGGATGTTGAAATTAATATTGATCCATCTGAGTTAAGAATTGATGTTTATAGAAGCGGAGGAGCCGGAGGTCAAAACGTAAATAAAGTTGAAACAGCTATTAGAATTACACACATCCCGACCGGACTCGTAGTACAATGCCAGGATGAGAGGAGCCAACTTAAAAACCGACTGAAAGCCATGAAAGTTTTAAAAGCCCGTCTTTATGATTTGAAATCGAGCCAACAGAATAATGAAATTGCCGCCCAGCGGAAATCAATGGTTAAAAGTGGCGATAGAAGCGATAAAATTAGAACCTATAACTTCCCACAGAATAGAGTTACTGATCACAGAATAGGATTAACGCTTTATAATCTATCGGATATAATTGAGGGGGATTTAAATCTACTGATTGAAAAATTGAAGATTGCGGATAGGACAGAAAAATTACAAGCGGCTTTATAA
- a CDS encoding N(4)-(beta-N-acetylglucosaminyl)-L-asparaginase has translation MRLTRRNFIKSGSIAGGGLLLNSFPTTNSLGRHINLSESPITVLTTWDFGIHSNAVTYKMMLEGNTSIDSIEKGIHVAESDPNNHSVGYGGYPDEKGFVTLDASIMDWRGNAGSVAALENIKHPISVARLIMEKTEHVMLAGEGAKDFAIENNFIEENLLTDDSKKWWLQKLKEFPHGEFRNHIYNHDTIGMLAIDKFNNMSGGVSSSGMGFKVRGRVGDSPIIGAALFVDNQIGGAVATGNGEFVMKTLGSFLIVEKMREGLSPQKACKLAVERVFKFTKKQKNIQVGFLALNKFGEYGAYSLNEDFSYSITNKNKNEVVQSDYLIK, from the coding sequence ATGCGGCTCACCAGACGTAATTTTATAAAATCGGGCTCTATTGCCGGCGGCGGGTTATTACTAAATAGTTTTCCGACGACTAATTCTTTGGGAAGGCATATCAATTTGTCTGAGTCGCCAATCACAGTTTTAACTACATGGGATTTTGGAATACACTCTAACGCAGTTACTTATAAAATGATGCTGGAGGGAAATACTTCAATCGATTCAATTGAAAAGGGTATTCATGTTGCTGAAAGTGATCCCAACAATCATTCGGTAGGATATGGCGGTTATCCCGACGAGAAAGGATTTGTAACATTGGATGCATCAATTATGGATTGGAGAGGAAATGCCGGTTCTGTTGCTGCTCTTGAGAATATCAAACATCCAATTTCGGTTGCAAGATTAATTATGGAAAAAACAGAACATGTAATGCTTGCCGGAGAGGGGGCAAAGGATTTTGCCATAGAAAATAATTTTATTGAAGAAAATTTATTGACTGACGATTCAAAGAAATGGTGGCTTCAGAAATTGAAAGAATTCCCTCATGGTGAATTTCGTAATCACATCTACAATCACGATACTATAGGAATGCTGGCAATTGATAAATTTAACAACATGAGTGGTGGTGTCTCGTCAAGCGGTATGGGATTTAAGGTTCGGGGTCGAGTAGGTGATTCTCCAATTATTGGAGCGGCTTTATTTGTAGATAATCAGATAGGCGGTGCTGTTGCAACAGGAAATGGCGAATTTGTTATGAAGACTCTTGGTAGTTTTCTTATTGTTGAAAAAATGCGTGAAGGTTTATCTCCTCAAAAAGCATGTAAACTTGCGGTAGAAAGAGTGTTTAAGTTTACGAAGAAACAAAAAAATATTCAGGTTGGGTTTTTGGCGTTAAACAAATTTGGAGAATATGGTGCTTATTCTCTAAATGAGGACTTTTCTTACAGTATAACCAATAAAAATAAAAACGAAGTTGTACAAAGCGATTATCTGATAAAGTAG
- a CDS encoding glycosyltransferase family protein, which produces MHNYSVIIQARMGSTRLPGKILKPLSGKPMLLHVYERLQKSAYINQTIIATTDLSEDDTVENFCALNNIKCFRGSSDDVLSRYYHTAHKYNCEVIIRITADCPLIDPFIIDKMILEFENNIDKVDYLSNTLIRSFPRGLDTEIFKLNALARAFNNATSTFDREHVTPYIYNNHEIFRLINFANEIDLSAHRWTVDTIEDFNLVEIIYNKLFETTSIFLLDDILELFRQDPSLFDINKSVMQKNN; this is translated from the coding sequence ATGCACAACTATTCAGTAATTATTCAAGCTAGAATGGGATCTACTAGATTACCGGGAAAAATATTAAAGCCACTCTCCGGTAAACCGATGTTACTACACGTTTATGAGCGATTGCAAAAATCAGCATATATTAATCAAACTATAATTGCCACAACCGATTTATCAGAAGACGATACTGTTGAGAACTTTTGTGCATTAAATAACATTAAATGCTTTCGCGGAAGTTCGGATGACGTACTCTCCCGTTATTATCATACTGCTCACAAATATAATTGTGAAGTTATAATTAGAATTACAGCAGACTGCCCCTTGATCGATCCTTTTATTATAGATAAAATGATTTTAGAATTCGAAAACAATATTGATAAAGTTGATTACCTCAGCAATACATTAATCCGCTCTTTCCCGCGCGGATTGGACACAGAGATATTTAAGTTAAATGCCCTTGCAAGAGCATTTAACAATGCAACATCAACCTTCGACCGTGAGCATGTAACTCCATATATTTATAATAATCATGAAATATTTAGATTAATAAACTTCGCAAATGAAATTGATTTATCAGCTCATCGTTGGACTGTAGATACGATAGAAGATTTCAATCTAGTAGAGATTATCTACAATAAATTGTTTGAGACTACATCAATATTTTTATTAGATGATATTCTCGAACTGTTTAGACAAGACCCCTCATTATTTGATATCAATAAAAGTGTGATGCAAAAGAATAATTAA
- the pseI gene encoding pseudaminic acid synthase, producing MKSFTIKNFEIGKTKKVFIIAELSANHNQNFDVAINSLRAIKDCGADAVKIQTYTPDTITLKSDKEFFKIEQGTIWDGKTLYDLYKEAYTPWEWHPKLKKVADDLGLIFFSSPFDYSAVDFLEKLDVPAYKIASFEIVDIPLIEYAASKGKPIIISTGIATYEEIDNALLACKKMSNQQIALLKCTSSYPAPIDEANLKAISFLERKFKVPVGLSDHTLGITVPIAATALGAKIIEKHFIIDRSIGGPDSSFSLEPSQFKQMVDSVREAENAIGKASLKLSEKVVASRKFARSLFVVSDIKAGELFTIKNIRSIRPADGISPKYLNEILGKKAASDIEKGTPLNWDLIN from the coding sequence ATGAAAAGTTTTACAATCAAAAACTTTGAAATCGGCAAGACTAAAAAAGTTTTTATTATTGCCGAACTCTCTGCAAATCATAATCAAAATTTTGATGTTGCCATTAATTCGCTAAGGGCCATAAAGGATTGCGGCGCAGATGCAGTAAAAATTCAAACATACACTCCCGATACTATTACATTAAAAAGTGATAAAGAATTTTTTAAGATTGAGCAGGGCACGATTTGGGACGGAAAAACTCTATATGATCTTTACAAAGAAGCATATACTCCCTGGGAGTGGCATCCTAAATTAAAAAAAGTAGCTGATGATCTAGGGCTAATATTTTTTTCCTCTCCATTCGATTACAGTGCAGTTGATTTTCTCGAGAAATTAGATGTACCAGCATACAAAATAGCTTCCTTTGAAATTGTTGATATACCATTAATTGAATATGCCGCATCAAAAGGAAAGCCGATAATTATTTCTACTGGCATTGCAACCTATGAAGAAATAGACAATGCTCTGCTTGCTTGTAAAAAAATGAGCAATCAACAAATTGCTCTATTGAAGTGTACTTCCTCCTATCCCGCTCCAATTGATGAAGCAAATCTTAAAGCAATATCTTTTTTAGAAAGAAAGTTTAAAGTGCCGGTGGGGTTGTCTGATCATACTCTTGGCATCACTGTTCCAATAGCGGCAACAGCGCTTGGAGCAAAAATTATTGAAAAACATTTTATAATCGACCGTTCAATCGGTGGTCCCGATTCTTCGTTTTCTTTAGAACCCTCACAATTTAAACAAATGGTGGATTCTGTAAGAGAAGCTGAAAACGCAATAGGTAAAGCATCATTGAAACTCTCCGAAAAAGTAGTTGCTTCAAGAAAATTTGCACGCTCGCTGTTTGTGGTATCTGATATAAAAGCCGGTGAATTATTTACTATAAAAAATATCAGATCAATTCGTCCTGCCGATGGCATTTCTCCCAAATATTTAAATGAAATACTTGGCAAAAAAGCTGCCTCCGATATAGAAAAAGGAACTCCTCTTAATTGGGATTTAATTAATTGA
- a CDS encoding UDP-2,4-diacetamido-2,4,6-trideoxy-beta-L-altropyranose hydrolase — protein MKVSIVTEGFQNTGYGHITRCLSLYQAFNSRDISTTLYVNGDINSAQILRNTYHEIIDWMNERELLFSKLRTSNIIIVDSYLADKDFYESIFPLTQYPVFIDDNRRLEYPPGIILNGSIYGESMNYPSPKEGANLLGAKYIPVRNEFWDVPDKPVRVDINSVLITFGGQDIRNLTPRILRSLSRNYPSLKKNVVIGSGFANIDQINEAKDKNTILHYAPDASMMLQLMLEADAAITAAGQTIYELARVGVPTIAIAVVDNQLNSLAGWFKEGFLLDNINYLNPNLEHKILLSFSNLKKRPVREKLSKLGKQKVDGGGAKRVVQSLVDQIAAPFGFYLRRANEKDASVILNLSNDRIVRMNSINQNPIAWNEHVVWYNDKIRDINTLFLLAFNKNDAFIGQVRFDINEAIASINISIDKEFRGKGFSKSLIFTASFKLLKEYPEVSAIKAYIRPQNTPSIKAFSKAGYTLAPDELINNEKFLVYIMARQ, from the coding sequence ATGAAAGTTTCCATTGTAACTGAAGGATTTCAAAATACAGGGTATGGTCACATAACCAGGTGTCTCTCATTATACCAGGCTTTTAATTCAAGAGACATCTCCACGACTCTGTATGTAAATGGTGATATAAATTCAGCTCAGATATTAAGAAACACATATCATGAAATAATTGACTGGATGAATGAGCGCGAGTTGCTCTTTTCCAAATTACGAACAAGTAATATCATTATAGTCGATTCCTATTTGGCCGACAAAGATTTTTATGAGAGTATTTTTCCATTAACACAATACCCGGTTTTTATTGACGATAACCGCCGACTCGAGTATCCTCCAGGAATAATATTAAATGGTTCTATTTATGGAGAAAGTATGAATTATCCCTCTCCAAAAGAGGGCGCCAATTTGCTCGGAGCTAAATATATTCCAGTTCGTAATGAATTTTGGGATGTACCGGATAAACCGGTGCGTGTTGATATAAATTCCGTTTTAATCACATTTGGCGGACAAGATATAAGAAATCTTACTCCAAGAATACTCCGCTCTCTTTCAAGAAATTATCCTTCACTAAAAAAGAATGTTGTTATCGGGAGCGGGTTTGCAAATATAGATCAGATCAACGAAGCCAAAGACAAGAATACTATATTGCACTATGCCCCCGATGCTTCGATGATGCTGCAGTTAATGCTTGAAGCGGATGCGGCAATAACCGCCGCTGGTCAAACAATTTATGAATTAGCGCGGGTTGGCGTTCCTACGATTGCTATTGCTGTTGTAGATAATCAACTTAACAGTTTAGCGGGGTGGTTCAAAGAAGGATTTTTGCTTGACAATATTAATTACTTAAATCCAAATCTCGAGCATAAAATTCTACTCTCATTTTCGAACTTGAAAAAACGTCCCGTGAGGGAGAAACTTTCAAAATTAGGAAAACAAAAAGTTGATGGCGGCGGGGCAAAACGGGTCGTGCAATCATTAGTTGACCAGATTGCGGCGCCATTCGGTTTTTATTTAAGACGCGCAAATGAAAAAGACGCAAGTGTAATTTTGAATTTATCAAATGATAGAATAGTTCGAATGAATTCAATTAATCAAAATCCAATTGCGTGGAATGAACATGTTGTTTGGTACAATGATAAAATAAGAGATATTAATACGTTGTTCCTTTTAGCCTTTAATAAAAATGATGCTTTTATTGGACAAGTCCGTTTCGACATTAACGAAGCTATTGCCTCTATAAACATAAGCATTGATAAAGAGTTTAGGGGAAAGGGATTTTCAAAAAGTTTAATATTTACAGCTAGTTTTAAATTACTCAAGGAATATCCGGAAGTGAGTGCAATTAAAGCATATATACGGCCACAAAACACTCCTTCGATAAAGGCTTTTTCGAAAGCAGGTTATACTCTTGCTCCAGATGAATTAATTAACAATGAAAAATTTCTGGTTTATATAATGGCGCGCCAATGA
- the pseC gene encoding UDP-4-amino-4,6-dideoxy-N-acetyl-beta-L-altrosamine transaminase: MKHDKSKVKSNSSQIYYYGKQSISSSDVDAVAKTLVSNLITQGPVSQQFENELSKYFGSKHASVIANGTAGLHLIALALGWKPNDLVITTPITFLASANCAIYAGADVDFVDIDPTSYTIDPNKLEDKIIKLKKSKKNIKAVVAVDYAGHPCDWKSLLFLKEKYGFQLVNDFCHALGAEYNNSKHYAVKYADAVNLSFHPVKHITTGEGGAILTNNNELDRKIKTLRTHGMIKDSNVLTQNDGPWYYEMHEVGFNYRITDFQCALGINQLKKLDQFLLERRGIAQYYNEAFKNIDAIQIPKIAKGVKHAYHLYPLLINFKKLTIDKLTLYNNLKNDRVVFQVHYIPVHLQPYYKNRYGFKMGDFPIAENFYDSEISIPIFPGLKKTDLNYISKTIIKNLV, from the coding sequence ATGAAACATGATAAGTCAAAGGTAAAATCGAATTCTTCACAAATATATTATTACGGCAAACAATCAATTAGCTCTTCAGATGTTGATGCGGTTGCTAAAACACTTGTTTCTAATCTTATAACACAGGGCCCTGTCTCTCAACAATTTGAAAATGAATTAAGTAAGTATTTTGGTTCAAAACATGCCTCGGTTATAGCTAATGGCACAGCAGGATTGCATTTGATAGCGCTTGCTTTAGGATGGAAGCCAAATGATTTAGTAATTACAACTCCAATTACATTTTTAGCTAGTGCTAATTGTGCTATTTATGCCGGCGCTGATGTTGATTTTGTTGATATTGATCCGACTTCATACACTATTGACCCCAACAAACTTGAAGATAAAATTATAAAACTGAAAAAATCTAAAAAAAACATTAAAGCTGTTGTTGCGGTTGATTATGCGGGGCATCCTTGTGATTGGAAAAGTTTGCTATTCCTTAAAGAAAAATATGGATTCCAATTAGTTAATGATTTTTGCCATGCTCTTGGCGCGGAATACAATAACAGTAAGCACTATGCCGTAAAATATGCTGATGCGGTAAACTTAAGTTTTCATCCGGTTAAACATATAACAACCGGTGAAGGAGGGGCGATTTTAACAAATAACAATGAGCTCGACAGGAAAATTAAAACTTTACGTACTCATGGAATGATAAAGGATTCTAACGTTTTAACCCAGAATGATGGTCCTTGGTATTATGAAATGCATGAGGTTGGTTTTAACTATAGAATTACAGATTTTCAATGCGCTCTGGGAATTAATCAACTTAAAAAATTAGATCAATTTTTACTGGAGAGAAGAGGAATTGCTCAATATTATAACGAAGCGTTTAAAAATATTGACGCGATCCAAATACCCAAGATTGCAAAAGGGGTTAAGCACGCATATCATCTTTATCCCCTATTGATTAACTTCAAAAAGTTAACGATTGATAAACTTACTCTTTACAATAATTTAAAAAATGACCGTGTAGTATTTCAGGTACATTATATTCCCGTTCATCTGCAGCCCTATTATAAAAACCGATATGGCTTTAAAATGGGAGATTTTCCAATAGCTGAAAATTTTTACGATTCTGAAATTTCAATTCCAATTTTTCCAGGATTGAAAAAAACAGACCTCAATTATATTTCAAAAACTATAATTAAGAATTTGGTTTGA
- the pseB gene encoding UDP-N-acetylglucosamine 4,6-dehydratase (inverting): MLENKTILITGGTGSFGKKFIQTVLKKYSPKKIIIYSRDELKQYEMQNEARFRKDGVLMRYFIGDVRDLERLKMAMTGVDIVIHAAALKQVPAAEYNPFEAVKTNIIGGQNVIDASFAANVKQVIALSTDKAAAPINLYGATKLASDKLFIAANNYRGIKDIKFSVVRYGNVMGSRGSVIPYFLAKKSTGTLPITDERMTRFNITLQEGVDFVLAALSKMWGGELFVPKIPSYNIKDLAEAIAPECKIEIVGIRPGEKLHEEMITSTDAINTIEFDFYYVILPATEIWNIEKFRKESSTFPGKLCEYGFSYNSGSNPKFLTVPEIKKLIEQNVIGE; this comes from the coding sequence ATGCTCGAAAATAAAACAATATTAATTACTGGTGGAACCGGCTCATTTGGTAAAAAGTTTATACAAACTGTCCTTAAAAAATATTCACCAAAAAAAATTATTATTTATAGTCGCGATGAATTAAAACAATATGAAATGCAAAATGAGGCAAGGTTTCGCAAAGATGGTGTTTTAATGCGTTACTTTATTGGAGATGTTCGAGATCTCGAAAGACTGAAAATGGCAATGACCGGTGTTGATATCGTGATTCACGCGGCAGCGTTAAAACAAGTCCCGGCCGCAGAATATAATCCTTTTGAAGCTGTAAAGACAAACATAATTGGCGGACAAAATGTAATTGATGCCTCCTTTGCGGCAAATGTAAAACAAGTCATTGCTTTAAGTACAGATAAAGCCGCGGCTCCGATTAATCTTTATGGTGCAACAAAACTAGCATCAGATAAATTATTTATTGCGGCAAATAACTATAGAGGAATAAAAGATATAAAATTTTCAGTTGTTCGATATGGAAATGTAATGGGTAGCCGCGGCTCAGTAATTCCATATTTTCTTGCAAAAAAAAGTACCGGCACACTCCCAATTACAGATGAGCGAATGACCCGTTTTAATATTACTTTACAGGAAGGGGTTGATTTTGTTTTAGCGGCACTATCAAAAATGTGGGGCGGTGAATTATTTGTTCCTAAAATACCTTCATATAACATAAAGGATTTAGCTGAAGCAATTGCTCCAGAATGTAAAATTGAAATTGTCGGCATTCGTCCGGGTGAAAAACTCCATGAAGAAATGATTACGTCAACAGATGCAATTAATACAATTGAATTTGATTTTTATTATGTGATCCTTCCGGCTACAGAAATTTGGAATATCGAAAAATTCCGTAAAGAGAGTTCTACCTTTCCCGGAAAACTTTGTGAATATGGTTTTAGTTATAACAGTGGCTCAAATCCAAAATTTCTTACAGTACCCGAAATAAAAAAATTAATTGAACAAAATGTGATTGGAGAGTAA
- a CDS encoding glycosyltransferase family 2 protein has protein sequence MAKNKLEISAVICSYNRDKFILGALNSLADQSLPKDEYEIVIINNNSTDSTEVLSLEFMKDHPEFNIKYFVEKNQGLSFARNRGIKEASSEIVFFIDDDGVASKNYLAEAVNFFKNNSNISAAGGKVIPIYETGKEPEWLSKYLWGLVTKVDYGDVPRFFPGNKYPAGCNMVFRKNDLIEVGLFNTDLKLRSDDKYIFGKFREHNKKFLYVPELIVHHHIDNSRVQPASVKRISTIVGASERARLKNHGALSNLIKICEYKFKFVAALILAVRFLFMGESSKAEYIIKNRWWTLLGYFKKSY, from the coding sequence ATGGCGAAAAATAAACTTGAAATCTCCGCAGTTATCTGTAGTTATAATCGCGACAAATTTATTTTAGGGGCGCTGAATTCTCTTGCAGATCAATCTTTGCCCAAAGATGAATACGAAATCGTGATAATTAACAATAATTCTACCGATTCAACTGAAGTTCTTTCACTCGAGTTTATGAAGGACCACCCCGAATTTAACATCAAATATTTCGTTGAGAAGAACCAAGGTTTATCTTTTGCTAGAAACAGAGGTATTAAAGAGGCTTCTTCGGAGATTGTCTTTTTTATTGACGATGATGGTGTTGCTTCGAAAAATTACTTGGCTGAAGCGGTTAATTTTTTTAAGAATAATTCAAACATTTCCGCAGCAGGGGGCAAAGTAATTCCTATTTATGAAACCGGAAAAGAACCGGAATGGCTTTCAAAATATTTGTGGGGACTTGTCACAAAAGTCGATTATGGTGATGTACCAAGATTTTTCCCGGGGAATAAATATCCCGCGGGATGCAACATGGTTTTTCGCAAAAACGATTTGATTGAAGTTGGACTTTTTAACACCGACTTAAAATTAAGAAGCGACGACAAGTATATATTTGGAAAATTTAGAGAACACAATAAAAAGTTTCTTTATGTCCCAGAACTCATTGTACACCACCACATTGACAATTCCAGGGTTCAGCCGGCTTCAGTAAAAAGAATATCCACTATAGTGGGAGCTAGTGAAAGAGCAAGACTAAAAAACCATGGGGCGCTTTCTAACTTGATAAAAATCTGTGAATATAAGTTTAAATTTGTGGCGGCATTAATTTTAGCTGTTAGATTTTTATTCATGGGTGAATCATCAAAAGCAGAATATATAATTAAAAATCGCTGGTGGACTTTATTGGGATATTTTAAAAAGAGTTATTGA